In Phacochoerus africanus isolate WHEZ1 chromosome 14, ROS_Pafr_v1, whole genome shotgun sequence, one genomic interval encodes:
- the DLX4 gene encoding homeobox protein DLX-4 isoform X3 — protein MTSLPCPHPGPDASKAIFPDIAPVPSVVAAYQVGLSPATAAASDLPYSGPYGHLLSYSYAGPATPGDSYLPCQQPAASSQQSQEQEADSEKPLLSLEPSEGRSQAPTKKLRKPRTIYSNLQLQHLNQRFQHTQYLALPERAQLAAQLGLTQTQPWPLPPSSPPPPPLPPPPPPPPPPRTGLDTFLPAGQRLWRETHYLGFRLFPGPLVLPPLP, from the exons ATGACCTCtttgccctgcccccaccctggcccgGACGCCTCCAAAGCCATCTTCCCGGACATCGCCCCCGTCCCATCGGTAGTGGCTGCGTACCAGGTTGGCCTGTCCCCCGCAACCGCAGCCGCCTCCGATTTGCCCTATTCTGGGCCGTATGGCCACCTCCTATCGTATTCCTACGCTGGACCGGCGACCCCCGGAGACTCCTACCTGCCCTGCCAGCAACCCGCGGCATCGTCTCAGCAGTCTCAAGAGCAGGAGGCAG aCTCTGAGAAGCCGCTGCTGTCCCTGGAGCCCTCGGAGGGGCGCTCGCAAGCCCCGACCAAGAAGCTCCGCAAGCCTAGGACCATCTACTCgaatctgcagctgcagcacctgAACCAGCGTTTCCAGCACACGCAGTACCTGGCGCTGCCCGAGAGGGCCCAGCTGGCCGCGCAGCTCGGCCTCACCCAGACGCAG CCTTGGCCATTGCCCCCATCATCGCCACCGCCAccaccgctgccgccgccgccgccaccaccgccaccaccacggACTGGACTGGACACCTTCCTCCCAGCCGGTCAAAGGCTCTGGAGAGAGACTCACTACCTGGGCTTCAGACTGTTCCCAGGACCCTTAGTCTTGCCACCCCTTCCTTGA
- the DLX4 gene encoding homeobox protein DLX-4 isoform X2: MTSLPCPHPGPDASKAIFPDIAPVPSVVAAYQVGLSPATAAASDLPYSGPYGHLLSYSYAGPATPGDSYLPCQQPAASSQQSQEQEADSEKPLLSLEPSEGRSQAPTKKLRKPRTIYSNLQLQHLNQRFQHTQYLALPERAQLAAQLGLTQTQVKIWFQNKRSKYKKLLKQNSGGQEGDFPRRSPSLSPCSPPLAALWDLPKVGALPTGGYGNSFGAWYQHHSPDVLAPPQMM; encoded by the exons ATGACCTCtttgccctgcccccaccctggcccgGACGCCTCCAAAGCCATCTTCCCGGACATCGCCCCCGTCCCATCGGTAGTGGCTGCGTACCAGGTTGGCCTGTCCCCCGCAACCGCAGCCGCCTCCGATTTGCCCTATTCTGGGCCGTATGGCCACCTCCTATCGTATTCCTACGCTGGACCGGCGACCCCCGGAGACTCCTACCTGCCCTGCCAGCAACCCGCGGCATCGTCTCAGCAGTCTCAAGAGCAGGAGGCAG aCTCTGAGAAGCCGCTGCTGTCCCTGGAGCCCTCGGAGGGGCGCTCGCAAGCCCCGACCAAGAAGCTCCGCAAGCCTAGGACCATCTACTCgaatctgcagctgcagcacctgAACCAGCGTTTCCAGCACACGCAGTACCTGGCGCTGCCCGAGAGGGCCCAGCTGGCCGCGCAGCTCGGCCTCACCCAGACGCAG GTAAAGATCTGGTTTCAGAACAAACGCTCCAAGTACAAGAAGCTCCTGAAGCAGAACTCTGGGGGACAGGAAGGGGACTTTCCAAGGaggtccccctccctctctccctgctccccaccccttgCAGCCCTCTGGGATCTACCCAAGGTGGGGGCCCTGCCCACTGGTGGCTATGGCAACAGCTTTGGAGCCTGGTATCAGCATCACTCCCCAGATGTCCTGGCTCCACCTCAGATGATGTGA
- the DLX4 gene encoding homeobox protein DLX-4 isoform X1 yields MTSLPCPHPGPDASKAIFPDIAPVPSVVAAYQVGLSPATAAASDLPYSGPYGHLLSYSYAGPATPGDSYLPCQQPAASSQQSQEQEADSEKPLLSLEPSEGRSQAPTKKLRKPRTIYSNLQLQHLNQRFQHTQYLALPERAQLAAQLGLTQTQVKIWFQNKRSKYKKLLKQNSGGQEGDFPRRSPSLSPCSPPLAALWDLPKVGALPTGGYGNSFGAWYQHHSPDVLAPPQMILGHCPHHRHRHHRCRRRRHHRHHHGLDWTPSSQPVKGSGERLTTWASDCSQDP; encoded by the exons ATGACCTCtttgccctgcccccaccctggcccgGACGCCTCCAAAGCCATCTTCCCGGACATCGCCCCCGTCCCATCGGTAGTGGCTGCGTACCAGGTTGGCCTGTCCCCCGCAACCGCAGCCGCCTCCGATTTGCCCTATTCTGGGCCGTATGGCCACCTCCTATCGTATTCCTACGCTGGACCGGCGACCCCCGGAGACTCCTACCTGCCCTGCCAGCAACCCGCGGCATCGTCTCAGCAGTCTCAAGAGCAGGAGGCAG aCTCTGAGAAGCCGCTGCTGTCCCTGGAGCCCTCGGAGGGGCGCTCGCAAGCCCCGACCAAGAAGCTCCGCAAGCCTAGGACCATCTACTCgaatctgcagctgcagcacctgAACCAGCGTTTCCAGCACACGCAGTACCTGGCGCTGCCCGAGAGGGCCCAGCTGGCCGCGCAGCTCGGCCTCACCCAGACGCAG GTAAAGATCTGGTTTCAGAACAAACGCTCCAAGTACAAGAAGCTCCTGAAGCAGAACTCTGGGGGACAGGAAGGGGACTTTCCAAGGaggtccccctccctctctccctgctccccaccccttgCAGCCCTCTGGGATCTACCCAAGGTGGGGGCCCTGCCCACTGGTGGCTATGGCAACAGCTTTGGAGCCTGGTATCAGCATCACTCCCCAGATGTCCTGGCTCCACCTCAGATGAT CCTTGGCCATTGCCCCCATCATCGCCACCGCCAccaccgctgccgccgccgccgccaccaccgccaccaccacggACTGGACTGGACACCTTCCTCCCAGCCGGTCAAAGGCTCTGGAGAGAGACTCACTACCTGGGCTTCAGACTGTTCCCAGGACCCTTAG